In one Halosimplex halophilum genomic region, the following are encoded:
- a CDS encoding 50S ribosomal protein L10 produces MSAERKTETIPQWKQEEVADVVEMIESYDSVGIVDITGIPSRQLQDMRRDLYGTAELRVSRNTLIERALEEVDAGLEDLTDYVSGQVGLIGTNDNPFGLYQQLEASKTPAPINAGEVAPNDIVIPEGDTGIDPGPFVGDLQQVGADARIQDGSIQVLSDSTVLDAGEEVSDDLANVLSELGIEPKEVGLDLRAVHADGVLFEPEELELDVEEYRADIEAAAARGRNLSVNASYPTAQTAPTLLQKARGDAKSLALQGAIESPGVMDDLVSKADAQVRALAAQVDDPEALPEELQDVEEPAADAQADDQTETDDDADESDDEEAEAEEADEDDDDDEDVGDAMGAMF; encoded by the coding sequence ATGAGCGCCGAACGCAAGACCGAGACCATCCCCCAGTGGAAGCAGGAGGAGGTCGCCGACGTCGTCGAGATGATCGAATCGTACGACAGCGTCGGCATCGTCGACATCACCGGCATCCCCTCCCGACAGCTCCAGGACATGCGCCGGGACCTGTACGGGACGGCCGAACTGCGCGTCTCGCGCAACACGCTCATCGAGCGCGCGCTCGAGGAGGTCGACGCCGGCCTCGAGGACCTGACCGACTACGTGTCGGGTCAGGTCGGCCTCATCGGCACCAACGACAACCCCTTCGGGCTCTACCAGCAGCTGGAGGCCTCGAAGACGCCGGCGCCGATCAACGCCGGCGAGGTCGCCCCCAACGACATCGTCATCCCGGAGGGCGACACGGGCATCGACCCCGGGCCGTTCGTCGGCGACCTCCAGCAGGTCGGCGCGGACGCCCGCATCCAGGACGGGTCGATCCAGGTGCTCTCGGACTCGACCGTGCTCGACGCGGGCGAGGAGGTCTCGGACGACCTCGCCAACGTCCTCAGCGAGCTCGGCATCGAGCCCAAGGAAGTCGGGCTGGACCTGCGCGCCGTCCACGCCGACGGCGTCCTGTTCGAGCCCGAGGAGCTCGAACTCGACGTCGAGGAGTACCGGGCCGACATCGAGGCGGCGGCCGCCCGCGGCCGCAACCTCTCGGTCAACGCGAGTTACCCGACGGCCCAGACCGCTCCGACGCTGCTCCAGAAGGCCCGCGGCGACGCCAAGAGCCTCGCCCTGCAGGGCGCCATCGAGAGCCCCGGGGTCATGGACGACCTCGTCTCGAAGGCCGACGCGCAGGTACGGGCCCTGGCGGCGCAGGTCGACGACCCCGAGGCCCTGCCGGAGGAGCTGCAGGACGTCGAGGAGCCCGCGGCTGACGCACAGGCAGACGACCAGACCGAAACCGATGACGACGCCGACGAGTCCGACGACGAGGAAGCCGAGGCCGAGGAGGCCGACGAGGACGATGACGACGACGAGGACGTCGGCGACGCCATGGGAGCCATGTTCTAA
- the rpl12p gene encoding 50S ribosomal protein P1, which produces MEYVYAALILNETGEEINEANLTDVLEAAGVDVEESRVKALVAALEDVDIDDAVEQAAAVPAATGGAAGGAAGGDESADEGGDEDEAEEAEADEGGDDDDDDDEEASGEGLGELFG; this is translated from the coding sequence ATGGAATACGTTTACGCAGCACTCATCCTGAACGAGACCGGCGAAGAGATCAACGAAGCAAACCTGACCGACGTGCTCGAGGCCGCGGGCGTCGACGTGGAGGAGTCCCGCGTCAAGGCGCTCGTCGCGGCGCTCGAAGACGTCGACATCGACGACGCCGTCGAGCAGGCCGCCGCCGTCCCCGCCGCGACCGGCGGGGCCGCGGGCGGCGCCGCCGGCGGCGACGAGTCCGCCGACGAGGGCGGCGACGAAGACGAGGCCGAGGAAGCCGAAGCCGACGAGGGCGGCGACGACGACGATGACGACGACGAGGAGGCCAGCGGCGAGGGCCTCGGCGAGCTGTTCGGCTGA
- a CDS encoding ABC transporter ATP-binding protein, translated as MTPSTRDGPTDEPADEPTADGPTTSDRSTERRAGDAIFRSDLGRANRSTADADRPSGSGDGPRVRVDGVGKRYGDEWALRGVSLDLDPGVVGLLGPNGAGKSTLMGILTTFTAPTEGTVTVDGVDVSEDPTAVRSRLGYLPQEFGVYPDLTAREFLEYLGALRGLDRATARERAADLLAVVNLADAADRRLDTFSGGMVQRVGVAQALLSDPDVLVVDEPTVGLDPTERARCRTVLADLARDRVVVLSTHIVSDVEATASDVAVLVDGRLRRHTDPETLIETVEGRVWECVVGDDAALAPDLLVTNTARRSDGRHVRVVADDPPTEDAAPADPTLEDAYLALLEGGGSTGGGRP; from the coding sequence ATGACGCCCTCCACGCGCGACGGACCGACCGACGAACCCGCGGACGAACCGACGGCCGACGGGCCGACGACCAGCGACCGCTCGACCGAACGACGGGCCGGCGACGCCATCTTTCGGAGCGACCTGGGCCGTGCGAACCGATCGACCGCCGACGCCGACCGACCGTCCGGATCGGGCGACGGTCCCCGCGTCCGGGTCGACGGCGTCGGCAAGCGCTACGGCGACGAGTGGGCGCTCCGGGGCGTGAGCCTCGACCTCGACCCCGGGGTCGTGGGCCTGCTCGGCCCCAACGGCGCGGGCAAGTCGACGCTGATGGGGATCCTGACGACGTTCACCGCACCGACCGAGGGAACGGTCACCGTCGACGGGGTCGACGTGAGCGAGGACCCCACGGCGGTCCGCTCGCGGCTGGGGTATCTCCCCCAGGAGTTCGGCGTCTACCCCGACCTGACCGCCAGGGAGTTCCTCGAATACCTCGGGGCGCTCCGGGGGCTCGACCGCGCGACCGCCCGCGAGCGCGCGGCGGACCTGCTGGCGGTGGTGAACCTCGCCGACGCCGCCGACCGGCGGCTCGACACCTTCTCCGGGGGGATGGTCCAGCGCGTCGGCGTCGCGCAGGCACTCCTTTCGGACCCGGACGTGCTCGTCGTCGACGAGCCCACGGTCGGCCTCGACCCGACCGAGCGGGCGCGCTGCCGGACCGTCCTCGCCGACCTGGCGCGCGACCGCGTGGTCGTCCTCTCGACGCACATCGTCTCCGACGTGGAGGCGACCGCGAGCGACGTGGCCGTCCTCGTCGACGGCCGCCTCCGGCGCCACACCGACCCCGAGACGCTGATCGAGACCGTCGAAGGCCGTGTCTGGGAGTGCGTCGTCGGCGACGACGCGGCCCTGGCTCCGGACCTCCTCGTCACGAACACGGCCCGCCGGAGCGACGGTCGACACGTCCGCGTCGTCGCCGACGATCCCCCTACAGAGGACGCCGCCCCGGCCGACCCGACGCTCGAAGACGCCTACCTCGCGCTGCTGGAGGGCGGCGGTTCGACCGGGGGTGGGCGGCCGTGA
- a CDS encoding RIO1 family regulatory kinase/ATPase domain-containing protein → MAFRRFLRGTVPWPTLEGAVREVMDRYDLETARVVFLEANNWLSTPCVVNDELFVKVVTEQNSLVHALLTAGRNLGAFSSGTEGFFERFDAPIEMAEHELEANERMREIGVSAPEPKEAFEYDDVAVMVLEYLPDFRSLDELPPDEVRGHAVELFENLERMHDNNLAHGDLQRENVLVSGGELYFIDATKVDEGAIEDARAYDTACALGALEPLIGARDAVAAALEVHDPDELMAAREFLDFVNIRPEHDFDGAAVKGEIEKHAA, encoded by the coding sequence ATGGCGTTCCGGCGATTTCTCAGGGGGACGGTCCCCTGGCCGACGCTCGAGGGGGCGGTCCGGGAAGTGATGGACCGCTACGACCTGGAGACGGCCAGAGTCGTCTTCCTCGAGGCGAACAACTGGCTGTCGACCCCCTGCGTCGTCAACGACGAGCTGTTCGTCAAGGTCGTCACCGAGCAGAACTCGCTGGTCCACGCGCTGCTGACCGCCGGGCGCAACCTCGGTGCCTTCTCCTCGGGGACCGAGGGCTTCTTCGAGCGGTTCGACGCGCCCATCGAGATGGCCGAACACGAGCTGGAGGCCAACGAGCGGATGCGCGAGATCGGCGTCAGCGCCCCCGAGCCGAAGGAGGCCTTCGAGTACGACGACGTGGCGGTCATGGTCCTCGAGTACCTCCCCGACTTCCGGTCGCTGGACGAGCTGCCGCCCGACGAGGTGCGGGGCCACGCCGTCGAGCTGTTCGAGAACCTCGAACGGATGCACGACAACAACCTCGCCCACGGCGACCTCCAGCGGGAGAACGTCCTCGTCTCCGGCGGCGAGCTGTACTTCATCGACGCGACGAAGGTCGACGAGGGCGCCATCGAGGACGCCCGCGCCTACGACACCGCCTGCGCGCTGGGCGCGCTCGAACCGCTGATCGGCGCCCGCGACGCCGTCGCCGCCGCGCTGGAAGTCCACGACCCCGACGAACTCATGGCCGCCCGCGAGTTCCTCGACTTCGTCAACATCCGCCCCGAACACGACTTCGACGGCGCCGCCGTCAAGGGCGAGATCGAGAAGCACGCCGCGTGA
- a CDS encoding DMT family transporter, which produces MAGETLSRRLEARVSPAAALVVAILAVSTSAILIRWSSAPPTVAAFYRVAFTVGLLVPLAASRHGETLRSLGRGDALAAGATGVALAVHFAAWFQSVEWTSVAASVTLVQAQPLFVALGAAAFLDERLTLPKIGGIVLAVAGAAVMSVGEFLAGTAVGPHPLAGNALALVGAVMMAVYVLAGRSLRARVALVPYVTVVYAVCAAVLGGVVVAQGDPLAGYAGHEWLLFLAMAVGPGIFGHTVINWALEHVESSVVSVSLLGEPVGSTVLALLLLAEVPGRWTVAGGAVVLGGIYLTASARESGS; this is translated from the coding sequence ATGGCCGGTGAGACGCTGTCGCGGCGGCTGGAGGCGCGCGTGTCGCCGGCGGCGGCGCTGGTCGTCGCCATCCTCGCGGTGTCGACCAGCGCCATCCTGATCCGCTGGAGTTCGGCGCCGCCGACGGTGGCGGCGTTCTACCGGGTGGCCTTCACGGTCGGGTTACTCGTGCCGCTGGCCGCCTCGCGCCACGGCGAGACCCTGCGGTCGCTGGGCCGGGGGGACGCGCTCGCGGCGGGGGCGACGGGGGTCGCGCTGGCGGTCCACTTCGCGGCGTGGTTCCAGTCGGTCGAGTGGACGAGCGTCGCCGCCTCGGTGACGCTCGTGCAGGCCCAGCCGCTGTTCGTCGCCCTGGGCGCCGCCGCCTTCCTCGACGAGCGGCTGACGCTTCCGAAAATCGGGGGGATCGTGCTGGCCGTCGCCGGCGCGGCGGTCATGTCGGTCGGCGAGTTCCTCGCGGGGACCGCGGTCGGCCCGCACCCGCTGGCGGGCAACGCCCTCGCGCTCGTCGGCGCGGTGATGATGGCCGTCTACGTCCTCGCGGGCCGCTCGCTGCGCGCCCGGGTCGCGCTCGTCCCGTACGTCACCGTCGTCTACGCGGTCTGCGCGGCGGTCCTCGGGGGGGTCGTCGTCGCCCAGGGCGACCCGCTGGCGGGCTACGCCGGCCACGAGTGGCTCCTGTTTCTCGCGATGGCCGTCGGTCCCGGGATCTTCGGTCACACGGTGATCAACTGGGCGCTGGAGCACGTCGAGTCGTCGGTCGTCAGCGTCTCGCTGCTGGGCGAACCCGTCGGGAGCACCGTGCTCGCGCTCCTCCTGCTCGCGGAGGTGCCGGGCCGGTGGACCGTGGCGGGCGGGGCGGTGGTCCTCGGCGGCATCTACCTGACCGCGAGCGCGCGGGAGTCGGGATCGTAG
- a CDS encoding NAD(P)/FAD-dependent oxidoreductase, with protein sequence MTDVAVVGGGPAGLSAALFTAKNDLDTVVFDTDETWMHKAHLFNYLGIESEDGTAFVEDAREQVDSFGVDRRQGEEVQTVEQDGDQFRVVGEDDDLAADYLVLATGASRDLAEELGCEFTDEDVVDVGVDMETSVDDAYATGAMVRAEEWQAVISAGDGAAAALNVLTKEKGEHFHDFDTPADAE encoded by the coding sequence ATGACAGACGTAGCTGTCGTCGGCGGAGGTCCCGCCGGCCTGAGCGCCGCACTGTTCACCGCGAAGAACGACCTCGACACCGTCGTCTTCGACACCGACGAGACGTGGATGCACAAGGCCCACCTGTTCAACTACCTCGGCATCGAGAGCGAGGACGGGACGGCGTTCGTGGAGGACGCCCGGGAGCAGGTCGATAGCTTCGGCGTCGACCGCCGCCAGGGCGAGGAAGTCCAGACCGTCGAGCAGGACGGCGACCAGTTCCGCGTCGTCGGCGAGGACGACGACCTCGCCGCGGACTACCTCGTGCTCGCGACCGGCGCGAGCCGCGACCTCGCGGAGGAGCTGGGCTGTGAATTCACCGACGAGGACGTGGTCGACGTGGGCGTGGACATGGAGACCTCGGTCGACGACGCCTACGCTACCGGCGCGATGGTCCGCGCCGAGGAGTGGCAGGCCGTCATCTCGGCCGGGGACGGCGCCGCGGCCGCGCTGAACGTCCTCACCAAGGAGAAAGGCGAGCACTTCCACGACTTCGACACGCCCGCGGACGCGGAGTAG
- a CDS encoding SRPBCC family protein, with product MPVYERETVVDAPFEEVWEFHSRASGLEALTPDWMRLRVESSVGPDGEPDPEVLETGSKVEATVAPFGVAPRQRWVSYIAAREEGDGEALFRDEMLRGPFPEWVHTHSFEAVEGGTRVHDRVEYELPVVRGLLGPLGRIGFEPMFRYRHRKTRELLE from the coding sequence ATGCCGGTCTACGAGCGCGAGACGGTCGTCGACGCGCCGTTCGAGGAGGTCTGGGAGTTTCACTCGCGAGCGTCGGGGCTGGAGGCGCTGACGCCCGACTGGATGCGCCTCCGGGTCGAGTCGTCGGTCGGGCCCGACGGCGAGCCCGATCCCGAGGTGCTGGAGACGGGGTCGAAGGTCGAGGCGACCGTCGCGCCGTTCGGCGTCGCGCCGCGCCAGCGGTGGGTCTCCTACATCGCCGCCCGCGAGGAAGGGGACGGCGAGGCCCTGTTCCGCGACGAGATGCTGCGCGGGCCGTTCCCGGAGTGGGTCCACACTCACTCCTTCGAGGCGGTCGAGGGCGGCACCCGCGTCCACGACCGCGTCGAGTACGAACTCCCCGTCGTGCGGGGGCTGCTGGGCCCGCTCGGTCGGATCGGCTTCGAGCCGATGTTCCGGTATCGCCACCGGAAGACGAGGGAGCTGCTCGAGTGA
- a CDS encoding Glu/Leu/Phe/Val family dehydrogenase, with the protein MSEETNPFESLREQVDDAAAHLDVDAGTLERIKRPERVLETTLSVEMDDGSIEVFRAYRSQFNGARGPYKGGIRYHPQVSRDEVKALSGWMAYKCAVVDIPYGGGKGGIVVDPDDHSADELERLTRAFATELRPIVGEDRDIPAPDVNTGQREMNWIKDTYETLENTTEPGVVTGKAPDSGGSAGRVEATGRSVMLTAREAFDYLDKEVEGATVAVQGYGNAGSVAAKLLEDLGASVVAVSDSSGAAYDPDGLDVRAVKERKDETGDVVDYDAPETLPNEELLTLDVDLLVPAALENAVDADLAEDVQADVVVEAANGPLTPDADDVLTERDVHVFPDILANAGGVTVSYFEWVQNRQRFYWSEQRVNDELETVIVDAFDRLASTYEDRELPNFRTAAYVVAIERVLRASEQAGVWP; encoded by the coding sequence ATGTCAGAGGAGACGAACCCTTTCGAGAGTCTCCGGGAGCAGGTCGACGACGCCGCCGCCCACCTCGACGTCGACGCCGGCACGCTCGAACGGATCAAACGCCCCGAGCGCGTCCTGGAGACGACCCTCTCGGTCGAGATGGACGACGGGTCGATCGAGGTGTTCCGCGCCTACCGCTCGCAGTTCAACGGCGCCCGCGGCCCCTACAAGGGCGGCATCCGCTACCACCCGCAGGTCTCCCGCGACGAGGTCAAGGCGCTGTCCGGCTGGATGGCCTACAAGTGCGCGGTCGTCGACATCCCCTACGGCGGCGGCAAGGGCGGCATCGTCGTCGACCCCGACGACCACTCCGCGGACGAGCTCGAACGGCTCACGCGCGCGTTCGCCACCGAGCTGCGCCCCATCGTCGGTGAGGACAGGGACATCCCGGCACCGGACGTGAACACGGGCCAGCGGGAGATGAACTGGATCAAGGACACCTACGAGACCCTGGAGAACACCACGGAACCGGGCGTCGTCACCGGCAAGGCGCCCGACAGCGGCGGGTCGGCGGGCCGGGTCGAGGCGACCGGCCGGTCGGTGATGCTCACCGCCCGCGAGGCGTTCGACTACCTCGACAAGGAAGTCGAGGGTGCGACCGTCGCCGTCCAGGGCTACGGCAACGCGGGCTCGGTGGCGGCGAAGCTGCTGGAAGACCTGGGCGCCAGCGTCGTCGCCGTCTCGGACTCCTCGGGGGCCGCCTACGACCCCGACGGGCTGGACGTCCGCGCGGTCAAAGAGCGGAAGGACGAGACCGGCGACGTGGTCGACTACGACGCGCCCGAGACGCTCCCGAACGAGGAGCTGCTGACGCTGGACGTGGATCTGCTCGTCCCGGCGGCGCTGGAGAACGCCGTCGACGCCGACCTCGCCGAAGACGTGCAGGCGGACGTGGTCGTCGAGGCCGCCAACGGCCCGCTGACGCCCGACGCCGACGACGTGCTCACCGAACGGGACGTACACGTCTTCCCCGACATCCTCGCCAACGCCGGCGGCGTGACGGTCTCCTATTTCGAGTGGGTGCAGAACCGCCAGCGCTTCTACTGGTCGGAGCAGCGGGTCAACGACGAACTCGAGACGGTCATTGTCGACGCCTTCGACCGGCTGGCGTCGACCTACGAGGACCGCGAGTTGCCGAACTTCCGGACCGCCGCATACGTCGTCGCCATCGAGCGCGTCCTCCGCGCCAGCGAGCAGGCCGGCGTCTGGCCGTAG
- a CDS encoding HpcH/HpaI aldolase/citrate lyase family protein, protein MTRRSVLFAPGDRPELMQKAPATGADAVVFDLEDAVAPDRKAEAGAAVQEVLADLGPGADPEVCVRVRPPGRGAADDLDAILAGDARAALDALVLPKAESADDVTDLADLAAERDADPPVLALVETAAGVLHAEAVAAAEPTDALIFGAEDLAADIGATRTDEGTEVLHAREHVVLAAAAAGVDAVDTVYTDFEDEAGLRADTEFALELGYDGKLAIHPSQVGPINETFTPDPERVEWAERVLAAKADADTEGRGVFAVDGEMVDAPLVAQAERVMERARAAGVRE, encoded by the coding sequence ATGACACGCCGGAGCGTCCTGTTCGCGCCGGGCGACCGGCCGGAACTCATGCAGAAGGCACCGGCGACCGGCGCCGACGCCGTCGTCTTCGACCTCGAGGACGCCGTGGCGCCGGACAGGAAGGCCGAGGCCGGCGCGGCCGTGCAGGAGGTCCTCGCCGACCTCGGCCCCGGCGCCGACCCGGAGGTGTGCGTGCGCGTCCGGCCGCCCGGTCGGGGCGCGGCCGACGACCTCGACGCGATACTGGCGGGCGACGCGCGGGCCGCCCTCGACGCGCTCGTCCTGCCGAAGGCCGAGTCGGCCGACGACGTGACCGACCTGGCGGACCTGGCGGCGGAACGCGACGCCGACCCGCCGGTCCTCGCGCTGGTCGAGACCGCGGCGGGCGTCCTCCACGCCGAGGCGGTCGCGGCTGCCGAGCCGACCGACGCGCTGATATTCGGCGCGGAGGACCTGGCCGCCGACATCGGGGCGACCCGGACCGACGAGGGGACGGAGGTGCTCCACGCCAGGGAGCACGTCGTCCTCGCGGCGGCCGCGGCGGGGGTCGACGCGGTCGACACGGTGTACACCGACTTCGAGGACGAGGCGGGCCTGCGCGCCGACACCGAGTTCGCGCTCGAACTCGGCTACGACGGCAAACTCGCGATCCACCCCTCGCAGGTCGGCCCGATCAACGAGACGTTCACGCCGGACCCCGAGCGCGTCGAGTGGGCCGAGCGGGTGCTGGCCGCGAAGGCGGACGCCGACACCGAGGGGCGGGGCGTCTTCGCCGTCGACGGCGAGATGGTCGACGCGCCGCTGGTCGCGCAGGCCGAGCGGGTGATGGAGCGCGCGCGGGCGGCCGGCGTCCGCGAGTGA
- a CDS encoding MaoC family dehydratase → MHEFRPVARREQDAPACHTSRSGRRPLETTAVPGRHRRADPTPSFATRRPPRHPTVNRRRADRRGMPGRYYEEFEVGETIVHDKRRTVSEADNQRFCDLTMNQQPLHLDAEFAEGTQFGERVVNGLYTMSLAVGLSIPETTDGTIVANLSYDDVEHPAPVFHGDTLRAESTVTDRRETSDGERGVVTMHVEAYRVEDGTDTLVCEFDRTVLAEKRPEE, encoded by the coding sequence CTGCATGAGTTCCGGCCGGTCGCCCGGCGCGAACAGGACGCTCCGGCGTGTCATACCTCCCGCTCCGGGCGGCGGCCGCTTGAAACCACGGCCGTCCCGGGCAGGCACCGACGTGCCGACCCGACGCCGTCGTTCGCGACCCGGAGACCTCCGCGCCACCCAACCGTTAACCGCCGCCGAGCCGACCGTCGGGGTATGCCCGGGCGCTACTACGAGGAGTTCGAGGTGGGCGAGACCATCGTCCACGACAAGCGCCGCACGGTCTCGGAGGCGGACAACCAGCGCTTCTGCGACCTGACGATGAACCAGCAGCCGCTGCACCTGGACGCCGAGTTCGCAGAGGGGACGCAGTTCGGCGAGCGGGTCGTCAACGGCCTCTACACGATGAGCCTCGCGGTGGGGCTGTCGATCCCGGAGACGACCGACGGGACCATCGTCGCGAACCTCTCGTACGACGACGTGGAGCACCCGGCGCCGGTGTTCCACGGGGACACGCTCCGCGCCGAGTCGACGGTGACGGACAGACGCGAGACGAGCGACGGCGAGCGCGGCGTCGTGACGATGCACGTCGAGGCCTACCGCGTCGAGGACGGCACGGACACGCTCGTCTGCGAGTTCGACCGGACGGTGCTGGCGGAGAAGCGACCGGAAGAGTAG
- a CDS encoding DUF5658 family protein, protein MRGTPLASTDRLRGIGELLGRAADGRHVERALWLVVAASVALDVYTTWLGLSMGLAEGNPVMRRAIGGLGIAALGAAKLLVVCGAGALRALRPRYGTAIALGLALPWTATVLVNSVALATA, encoded by the coding sequence ATGCGCGGCACACCACTGGCGAGTACGGACAGACTGCGGGGGATCGGCGAGCTGCTCGGTCGCGCGGCCGACGGCCGGCACGTCGAGCGAGCGCTGTGGCTGGTCGTCGCCGCGTCGGTGGCACTCGACGTGTACACCACGTGGCTGGGACTGTCGATGGGGCTCGCGGAGGGCAACCCGGTGATGCGCCGGGCCATCGGCGGCCTGGGGATCGCCGCGCTCGGCGCGGCGAAGCTCCTGGTCGTCTGCGGCGCCGGCGCGCTCCGGGCGCTCCGCCCGCGATACGGGACGGCCATCGCACTGGGGCTCGCGCTCCCGTGGACGGCGACCGTCCTCGTCAACTCGGTCGCGCTCGCGACCGCCTGA
- a CDS encoding DUF5658 family protein — protein sequence MPLATTDPTALDSSALDGHLGAVPGSVSDLELLLWVLVCWALVLDIVLTAYGLSIGLVERNPLMRQALETFGLAALGLAKAGAVGVALLFRFLWPEYAIVAPLGLAVPWVLAVLFNAALLASL from the coding sequence ATGCCGCTCGCCACGACCGATCCGACCGCCCTCGACTCGTCGGCCCTCGACGGGCACCTCGGCGCGGTTCCGGGTTCCGTGTCCGACCTGGAACTGCTGCTGTGGGTGCTCGTCTGCTGGGCGCTGGTGCTCGATATCGTCCTGACCGCGTACGGCCTCTCGATCGGTCTCGTCGAGCGCAACCCGCTCATGCGACAGGCGCTCGAGACGTTCGGTCTGGCAGCGCTCGGCCTCGCGAAGGCCGGCGCCGTCGGCGTCGCGCTCCTCTTCCGTTTCCTCTGGCCCGAGTACGCCATCGTCGCGCCGCTCGGGCTGGCCGTCCCGTGGGTGCTCGCCGTCCTGTTCAACGCCGCGCTCCTGGCGTCGCTGTGA
- a CDS encoding chemotaxis protein CheC, which yields MDYEVDVRKLELFNEMAREGAATVSDHLNQLSGLDTEIEVSKINFLDMADVRTHLGADEQVGIYVELTEPPYGYVLFVLEPAGSKRLARGMVGDMGSGEAEDGFFTEMERSAMQEIGNIMTSGFIDGWANVLDTTIDMSTPSFVFGPASDIVDEMGGWPDEEIAFVVDSHIVATDADVEVTVYTFPQLAALVELIQNIDVTTDVGADTAASDVL from the coding sequence ATGGATTACGAGGTCGACGTGCGGAAACTCGAACTCTTCAACGAGATGGCCAGGGAGGGGGCGGCCACCGTCTCCGACCACCTCAACCAGCTGTCGGGACTCGACACCGAGATCGAGGTCTCGAAGATCAACTTCCTCGACATGGCCGACGTGCGCACCCACCTCGGCGCCGACGAGCAGGTCGGCATCTACGTCGAGCTGACCGAACCGCCCTACGGCTACGTCCTCTTCGTGCTCGAACCCGCCGGGAGCAAACGGCTCGCCCGGGGCATGGTCGGCGACATGGGGAGCGGCGAGGCCGAAGACGGCTTCTTCACCGAGATGGAGCGGTCGGCCATGCAGGAGATCGGCAACATCATGACGAGCGGGTTCATCGACGGCTGGGCGAACGTCCTCGACACGACCATCGACATGTCGACGCCCTCGTTCGTCTTCGGCCCCGCCAGCGACATCGTCGACGAGATGGGCGGCTGGCCCGACGAGGAGATCGCCTTCGTCGTCGACTCCCACATCGTCGCCACCGACGCCGACGTGGAGGTCACCGTCTACACCTTCCCGCAGCTGGCCGCCCTCGTCGAACTGATCCAGAACATCGACGTGACGACCGACGTGGGCGCCGACACGGCCGCCTCGGACGTGCTCTGA
- a CDS encoding 5-formyltetrahydrofolate cyclo-ligase yields the protein MSPDKETLRQAVWDDLEDSGEARFPFPPHGRIPNFAGADRAADRLADLPEWADADTLKANPDAPQLPARRGALDAGKTVYMAVPRLRDERCFYRLDPADLDDPDAAATVSGVDAHAEQVGPDAVDRIDLVLVGSVAVSPAGARVGKGEGYSDLEFAVLSELGLVDAETTVVTTVHERQVREGIDPDAHDVPIDVVVTPERTIRTDSPFERPDGVDWSALSEERIDEIPVLERFRPD from the coding sequence ATGAGCCCCGACAAGGAGACCCTCCGACAGGCCGTCTGGGACGACCTCGAAGACAGCGGCGAGGCCCGCTTCCCCTTCCCGCCCCACGGCCGCATCCCCAACTTCGCCGGTGCCGACCGGGCGGCCGACCGCCTGGCCGACCTCCCCGAGTGGGCCGACGCCGACACGCTCAAGGCCAACCCCGACGCGCCGCAGCTGCCCGCCCGCCGCGGCGCTCTCGACGCCGGGAAGACCGTCTACATGGCCGTCCCGCGCCTGCGCGACGAGCGCTGTTTCTACCGCCTCGACCCCGCCGACCTCGACGACCCCGACGCCGCCGCCACGGTCTCGGGCGTCGACGCACACGCCGAACAGGTCGGCCCCGACGCCGTCGACCGGATCGACCTCGTCCTCGTCGGCAGCGTCGCCGTCTCCCCCGCCGGCGCCCGCGTCGGCAAGGGCGAGGGCTACAGCGACCTGGAATTCGCCGTCCTCTCGGAGCTGGGGCTGGTCGACGCCGAGACGACCGTCGTCACCACCGTCCACGAGCGGCAGGTCCGCGAGGGGATCGACCCCGACGCCCACGACGTGCCCATCGACGTGGTCGTCACCCCCGAGCGGACGATCCGCACCGACTCGCCGTTCGAGCGACCCGACGGGGTCGACTGGTCGGCGCTCTCCGAGGAGCGGATCGACGAGATCCCGGTCCTGGAGCGGTTCCGGCCCGACTGA